From the genome of Mucilaginibacter paludis DSM 18603:
ATTCATCTTTACTTTATCTGATTGCGGCATCACCATGGCATAAGTCATGCTCATGTTGTTAACCATATTAACCGGATAGCTGCTAATCATGTCGTAAATAAATTTTCCATCGCCACTGCCCGACATATCTAACGACATATTTTGACCTGACGCATCCATCTGCATCACATATTTTAAATCAAAATTGGCCTTGTTATTTGCAATAGATATCAGTTTATAAGTGGTTTTACATACAATTTTAGCCGACATACCTCCCAAAGGTATCTCCATAGGCACATCCTGTAAAAAAGTATCTCCTATTTTTAAAGGTTTTTCTGGAAATTTAATATTTGCCTGTATACCCTCTACCATTTTTATAACAGATTCTTTTAAGTTTTCATCCATTACCTTGCCCGGTATCGAGTCTATTTTGGTTTTCATTTCACTGGTATAAGCACCGTAAAAGGTTTGATTTGTAGCGGGTATAGCAGTATCATTTTCTTTACCATTAATAATCATTTTAGATGGCAACGATTGAATATTCATCACAAAAGGAACTTCTTTTTGCAAATTGGCGGTCTTGGTTTTAACATTTGAGTTATAGCCCAGTTGCATTGTCATCAACATTGGAAATGTTTGCCCGCTTTTTTTTACCTGGTCTAAAAAAACACTATCGCCAACCATATTCATTTCCATATTCATATCCATTTTTATAACAGATGAATAATTTTTGTTAGGTAAAATTTTTAATTTAAAAACAACTTCTTTTTGTGCTCTTAACTCGCTGTATACTAACACAAAAAAGAATAATACAGTTAATGTTTTTTTCATGACAATAATATTTCCATAAACATAACAAATATTTTATTTGCTATATAGGTAGTTTGTTTTAAATAAATATTAAGATTGTTAGCTTGTACTTTACTCTTTAAAAGCATTCCAACCCTGGGCCTTTAATTCATGTACGTTACCGCTCTTAGTTATTAAATTACAACCGGCAGAAGCTTCTGTTATATGGCCAATAACACTGATGTCGGTATTAAATTTAATTTTATCGTAATCGGCTTGTTTGATGGTAAAAAGCAGTTCATAATCTTCGCCGCCACTTAGTGCGCAAACAGTAGGGTCGAGGTTAAATTCGCGGGCGGTATCGTAGGTCATCGGGTCGATAGGTATTTTTTCCTCATACACGTTACAGCCCTTGTTACTTTTTTTACAAATATGTAAAACCTCCGATGCCAAACCATCTGATACATCAATCATTGATGTTGGTACTACGTTAATGTCTCTCAATAGTTCAACAATATCCCACCGTGCTTCAGGTTTTAACTGGCGTTCTATAATATAATCTTTACCTTCCAAATCCGGCTGCACGTTAGGGTTTTCCAGGTAAACCAGTTTTTCGCGTTCCAGCAATTGTAAACCGGTATAAGCACCCCCTAAATCGCCGGATACACATAATAAATCACCTTCCTGAGCTGTATCACGGTATACAATATCCTTTTCATCGGCATAGCCAATACTGGTTATGCTAATTACCAAACCTTGTTTTGATGATGTGGTATCGCCGCCAATTAAGTCTATTTTATATTTTTCGCAGGCCAGCAACATGCCATCGTAAAGCTCTTCAACGGCTTCTAACGGAAATTTGCTCGAAAATCCGAGGGATACGGTTACCTGGGTAGCCGTGCCATTCATGGCATAAATATCACTCAGGTTAACCTGTATGGCTTTATAACCCAAATGCTTTAGCGGGCAGTAAGCCAAATCAAAATGGATGCCCTCCAGCAGCATATCGGTTGATACCAATATTTTTTTATCTTTAAAATCCAAAACAGCGGCATCATCGCCCGCACCCTTTATAGTGCTGGCATGGGTCAATTTAATATTTTTGGTTAAATGATCTATCAAGCCAAATTCACCTAAGCGCGCTATTTCCGTTTTTTCTTTATTATCAAACATATCTTATTTTTTAGATTTCACCGATTTTTTATTTGGGATTTCACCGATTTTTTTTTTATTTAACAGATATGCAAATGATTTCACAGACTTTAATGGAATTTACTCAATTTAAAATCAACTCAAAACCATCCTATCAGCTAAATCAATTTAAAAATTAATCGGTGTAATCAAT
Proteins encoded in this window:
- the thiL gene encoding thiamine-phosphate kinase, producing MFDNKEKTEIARLGEFGLIDHLTKNIKLTHASTIKGAGDDAAVLDFKDKKILVSTDMLLEGIHFDLAYCPLKHLGYKAIQVNLSDIYAMNGTATQVTVSLGFSSKFPLEAVEELYDGMLLACEKYKIDLIGGDTTSSKQGLVISITSIGYADEKDIVYRDTAQEGDLLCVSGDLGGAYTGLQLLEREKLVYLENPNVQPDLEGKDYIIERQLKPEARWDIVELLRDINVVPTSMIDVSDGLASEVLHICKKSNKGCNVYEEKIPIDPMTYDTAREFNLDPTVCALSGGEDYELLFTIKQADYDKIKFNTDISVIGHITEASAGCNLITKSGNVHELKAQGWNAFKE